In Spirochaetota bacterium, a single genomic region encodes these proteins:
- a CDS encoding caspase family protein: MYVRYILIMVLSVLAGCSPFAPSSAVSRYAIVYGISGYSAPLPALSYAASDADAMAHILSSNGYSVTMRTDSAATTAQLSLDIAAVENVADRNDLVLFYFSGHGVDKETFSHCASNIGHTGVIADAGIVLYGDAADLSSNVCENTVDGNELSRLFSGVSSLKKVAILDSCYSGGFVLNATSIDATPRDHTNTVDIDIGRIFSLAAARYVSPDNAGSSPFLTISAAGDEAAWDGFRGHGVFTYFFMTSLSQGDLNGDGCITTLEAYAFTSAAIDMYWNVTNDGDWCFLPRISAVPVDYVLARPHP, translated from the coding sequence ATGTACGTTAGATATATTCTCATCATGGTGCTCTCCGTACTTGCAGGATGCAGTCCCTTCGCCCCGTCGTCCGCAGTCAGCAGGTACGCGATTGTGTACGGCATTTCGGGATATAGCGCTCCGCTTCCCGCGCTCTCGTATGCAGCGAGCGATGCCGACGCAATGGCGCATATCCTTTCATCGAACGGATATAGTGTCACCATGCGAACGGATTCTGCCGCAACGACAGCACAGCTCTCGCTCGACATAGCCGCAGTAGAGAACGTGGCGGACAGGAACGATCTCGTACTGTTCTATTTCTCCGGACATGGCGTGGACAAGGAAACGTTCTCTCATTGCGCATCGAATATCGGGCATACCGGCGTCATTGCCGATGCGGGGATCGTTCTCTACGGCGATGCCGCCGATCTTTCATCGAATGTCTGTGAGAACACCGTTGATGGGAATGAGCTCTCGCGGCTTTTTTCGGGAGTGAGCTCGCTGAAGAAGGTCGCCATTCTCGACTCATGCTATTCCGGCGGATTCGTTCTGAACGCGACGAGCATCGATGCGACGCCGAGGGATCACACCAACACCGTCGACATAGATATCGGAAGAATATTCTCACTGGCGGCAGCACGCTATGTCTCGCCTGACAATGCCGGCTCATCGCCATTCCTCACGATAAGCGCGGCAGGGGATGAAGCGGCGTGGGACGGCTTTCGGGGGCACGGCGTATTCACCTATTTCTTCATGACATCACTTTCCCAGGGCGATCTGAACGGCGACGGATGCATCACCACGCTCGAGGCATACGCCTTTACCAGCGCCGCCATCGATATGTACTGGAACGTAACGAATGACGGCGACTGGTGCTTCCTGCCGAGAATATCCGCTGTACCGGTGGATTATGTGCTGGCAAGACCTCACCCCTAG
- a CDS encoding LamG-like jellyroll fold domain-containing protein yields MRSISRKIAFICLSTVITFAGLSAADDAVAAWDFNDGTFSGKTSGSTSFVDGIDGKALAFDGTSSAEASASPTPGNSITLEVWVKIDTTEQEWSGILMRWVPGSDVGYGILYRSAGNGFRFVVNSDDKKSVLVQTEKEQILPGVWYHLAATYDGKTLILYLNGKPLSKAASLSVPEVKGPVYLGKAGPWAKTGLRGAVDDVRIYGRALSSAEVNAHYRALVKGTPVKYIVCDFEDVGTWRHQGGEGSKGKWFAGHINLSSTKKETCSGAYAGIIRYAFTEPSGPYRHRFIRAKIMEEKVSSVSEISFRANPKDKDGKISIELSDNAGKNATTEAVRLEKNTWQEYTIPFDEAHVKGASSLESPIFVSGVNFYGRTAGEGEVYLDDIALSGETSDGKQLVTVSPVYRGVGYRPNAPIVLEYRVRNGMGKDASIRVSASIVDFFGKASAKDQKSIDIAARGESAIRFSFPAMDIGHYRVTLSVSGAVSYGMEDMFGVFIPNGKRLNRTPMFFGCDDQEIWKGEEENALHKTWMGALGVDIERFGITGGRFEHAAGDTSHADGFTPMLNELAKYGIDSFVCYFVVPEFTGGAYRKPPKDEAAFAAHVRNLGAYLAKFPGVKYIELWNEPDLEFFHGTIDEYVAMMKTFYTEIKKTAPNIRVTTGGVTVKHPKEKKDFTKDMFTLGKGYYDVAAFHAHGPLENYIERQEMVEGYLRNAGVTAPICNTEAGDRSLYDYAGYRSQAVTLVKKISYAKSRPLSEFYSWFTLKDYWDMDPGADDSLGMVTADNRFKPAFVAYNELIRELANTIPDGAADIDARLDGYRFKRSAGGRVYVVWPKNPGAVVASVRSSVPVTRTDMFGRSESLTPEDGSVSVTVAGYPVYLSIGGDGTLVDARTDVPFLISPSSVYAVPGGKASFTAMVTNIALGPVSIDVGLMNETGSRIGGGTYPLALGGAVSMPFTISVAGEETYGQKNYFYSVSMTPGSIRNAVKPLSLCVAYPITYNAAGFAMKGTGPAGLKPIIVDALQSVIELAFDPTIPRWKNAADLSVKAYAAHDGKGLYAAFDTADDVHVTHDKNSGDGVEIGILSEASSSIISLGATAEGAFVTGRSADSESERWDVPAAARRTAHGVFYEVYVAFEKIGISVREDAIPVRFAFIVHDDDGKGRVRYMEWGGGLGRKRDASRYGFGLLAPR; encoded by the coding sequence CATCATTTGTCGACGGCATTGACGGCAAAGCACTTGCATTTGACGGCACCTCGTCCGCTGAAGCATCCGCCTCGCCCACACCGGGGAATTCGATAACGCTTGAAGTGTGGGTGAAGATCGATACGACGGAGCAGGAATGGTCGGGCATACTTATGCGCTGGGTGCCGGGATCGGATGTCGGCTACGGCATTCTTTACCGTTCCGCGGGGAACGGCTTTCGCTTTGTGGTGAACAGTGATGATAAAAAAAGCGTGCTTGTGCAGACGGAGAAAGAACAGATACTCCCCGGCGTATGGTATCATCTTGCGGCGACCTATGACGGCAAGACGCTCATACTGTATCTGAACGGAAAACCATTATCGAAAGCGGCATCGCTCTCCGTACCGGAGGTGAAGGGCCCGGTATATCTCGGTAAAGCGGGGCCGTGGGCAAAGACGGGGCTTCGCGGCGCTGTCGATGATGTGCGGATCTACGGCAGGGCACTGTCGTCCGCTGAAGTGAATGCGCATTATCGGGCGCTCGTGAAAGGGACCCCGGTGAAATATATCGTCTGCGATTTTGAGGACGTCGGCACATGGCGTCATCAGGGCGGCGAGGGCTCGAAGGGAAAATGGTTCGCCGGGCATATCAATCTGTCGTCGACGAAGAAGGAAACCTGTTCAGGAGCATATGCCGGCATCATACGCTATGCGTTCACCGAGCCGTCCGGGCCGTACCGGCATCGATTCATACGGGCGAAGATCATGGAAGAGAAGGTGTCATCGGTGAGCGAGATATCGTTCCGCGCGAACCCGAAGGATAAGGACGGCAAGATATCGATAGAACTTTCTGACAATGCCGGAAAGAATGCGACTACGGAGGCCGTTCGTCTTGAGAAAAATACGTGGCAGGAATATACCATACCGTTCGATGAAGCGCATGTAAAAGGAGCATCATCACTTGAGTCGCCGATATTCGTATCCGGTGTGAATTTCTACGGTCGGACCGCGGGAGAGGGTGAAGTGTATCTCGACGACATAGCGCTGTCGGGAGAAACGAGCGATGGGAAACAGCTGGTGACCGTGTCGCCCGTGTATCGCGGGGTAGGATATCGTCCCAATGCACCTATCGTGCTCGAGTACCGCGTGCGCAACGGCATGGGGAAAGACGCATCGATACGCGTGAGCGCATCCATCGTCGATTTTTTCGGCAAAGCGTCGGCAAAGGACCAAAAGTCAATTGACATCGCCGCCCGCGGAGAGTCGGCCATTCGCTTTTCGTTCCCTGCGATGGACATCGGTCATTATCGCGTTACGCTTTCGGTTTCCGGCGCGGTATCGTATGGCATGGAGGATATGTTCGGTGTGTTCATCCCCAACGGAAAACGCCTCAATAGAACGCCCATGTTCTTCGGCTGCGATGATCAGGAGATATGGAAAGGCGAAGAGGAGAATGCGCTGCATAAGACGTGGATGGGCGCGCTCGGTGTCGACATTGAACGCTTCGGTATCACCGGCGGACGATTCGAGCATGCCGCGGGCGATACATCGCATGCCGATGGGTTCACACCGATGCTCAATGAACTCGCGAAGTATGGCATCGATTCATTCGTGTGCTACTTCGTTGTTCCGGAATTTACCGGCGGCGCATATCGCAAGCCCCCGAAGGACGAAGCGGCGTTCGCGGCGCATGTGCGTAATCTCGGCGCGTATCTCGCGAAATTTCCCGGCGTAAAATATATCGAGCTTTGGAACGAGCCCGACCTCGAATTCTTTCACGGGACCATCGATGAATATGTCGCCATGATGAAAACATTCTACACCGAAATTAAAAAGACGGCCCCAAACATTCGCGTGACGACCGGCGGCGTGACCGTTAAGCATCCGAAGGAAAAGAAGGATTTTACCAAGGATATGTTTACGCTCGGCAAGGGGTATTATGACGTGGCGGCATTCCATGCGCACGGTCCACTTGAGAACTATATCGAACGGCAGGAGATGGTCGAAGGATATCTCCGTAATGCCGGGGTGACCGCACCTATATGCAATACCGAAGCGGGCGACCGGTCGCTGTACGATTACGCGGGATATCGTTCACAGGCGGTAACGCTTGTAAAGAAGATATCATATGCCAAATCGCGGCCATTGTCGGAATTCTATTCCTGGTTCACGCTCAAGGATTACTGGGATATGGACCCCGGTGCCGACGATTCGCTCGGCATGGTGACGGCGGATAATCGGTTTAAGCCGGCTTTTGTCGCCTATAATGAACTGATACGTGAGCTCGCCAATACAATTCCCGACGGGGCTGCGGATATCGATGCGCGTCTTGACGGCTATCGGTTCAAGCGGAGCGCCGGCGGCAGGGTATATGTCGTGTGGCCGAAGAATCCCGGGGCAGTCGTTGCCTCCGTGCGTTCATCGGTGCCTGTCACGCGTACCGACATGTTCGGGAGGAGCGAATCGCTTACCCCGGAGGATGGAAGCGTGTCTGTAACTGTTGCCGGATATCCTGTGTACCTTTCCATCGGCGGGGACGGAACGCTTGTCGATGCAAGAACCGATGTCCCGTTCCTGATAAGTCCGTCTTCCGTGTATGCGGTACCCGGAGGAAAGGCATCGTTCACAGCGATGGTGACGAATATTGCTTTGGGCCCTGTATCAATCGATGTCGGTCTTATGAACGAAACCGGGAGCAGGATAGGCGGCGGCACGTATCCGCTCGCGCTTGGCGGCGCGGTATCGATGCCGTTCACAATATCGGTAGCAGGTGAAGAAACGTATGGGCAGAAGAATTATTTCTATTCGGTATCGATGACGCCCGGGAGCATTCGAAATGCCGTGAAACCGCTGTCACTCTGCGTTGCGTATCCGATCACGTATAACGCCGCCGGTTTTGCGATGAAGGGAACAGGGCCGGCGGGCTTGAAACCGATAATCGTTGACGCATTGCAGTCTGTCATCGAGCTCGCATTCGATCCGACGATACCGCGCTGGAAGAATGCGGCGGACCTCTCCGTGAAAGCATACGCGGCTCATGACGGCAAGGGGCTCTATGCAGCGTTCGATACCGCCGACGACGTGCACGTTACCCATGATAAGAACTCAGGCGACGGCGTTGAGATTGGAATTCTCTCGGAGGCATCATCCAGTATCATTTCGCTCGGAGCGACCGCGGAGGGTGCGTTCGTCACGGGCCGTTCGGCAGACAGCGAAAGTGAACGATGGGATGTTCCGGCTGCTGCCCGGCGTACCGCACACGGTGTTTTTTATGAGGTGTATGTGGCCTTTGAGAAAATCGGTATTTCCGTCCGCGAAGATGCAATACCCGTTCGCTTCGCTTTCATTGTACATGATGACGACGGAAAAGGGCGTGTTCGGTATATGGAGTGGGGCGGCGGACTCGGGCGAAAGCGTGATGCGTCGCGCTATGGATTCGGATTATTGGCGCCCCGATAA
- a CDS encoding cellulase family glycosylhydrolase, protein MRFLHTIIAVLSAGTLSAAITGVELQGSLPEANDKYSYKSVNAKPFAKALYVKVPEKTKNSWDIQAGIPLNGAIAEGDTIAVVFESRVREGEGVVGIKVQDSAYKSIIWKEAKCGTEWKLQIAADTVKERYQSGELTLALFLGMAKQELQIGGLRIINFGKSAKPADITAESLASAQITVKDEGAAMKAMQMPEAYSKWGNTLDFPTKESALSMRYLNSYDIDKNGFVFIKDGHFHTKAGRIRFLGVNLTFDSMFPEHEQAEKVASHLAGIGVNAVRIHHIDNRNIWGKYRSTYEKFDDVELDKMDYLIAQFKKNGIYVNLNLHVSWNYPSTKDYDYAAVRTATKVNYSKGVDNVMPELIEMQKRYAKDILTHVNPYTMLALKDDPVMAMTEINNENAFFRFTFAYGVLDSLPENFRAVVRQKWLAYLTAKYADLDAAKAAWAKGMPSGERDAVTGVMPFTTDNKWVTEIVNPAHGSMKLAGDTIEVVSKTDDRSSFFQLMKTGLTFVKGEKYTIIFEAKGKKGAVIGVNTMFDRAPWTSLGLYATIPLGADDFREYATGFTARENAEGCGRVTFRGFTGGKEFTIRSVRVEKGAYAESAITTEKSISDMQLPPLGKLGVLPPAFRTDFMTFIRDMEQAYWKDMMAYVKSFNVKVPVTGTQLDYSFVDTAHCYDYVDRHAYWKHPHFPGIPWDGNNYYVENVSMLGSVQNTLTSAIVIDRVKGYPYTSSEYDHPYPNEYCAESAPFMASTAALQDHDGFFFFDFGSTKGSIGYFDYYNNFAKKHLFPFAAAIFRTGKVAPLANDITLTVSVENMFADAVGGKANPFSHLMTPDIITGGRVSIRVGENPRSAMDEVAAKKLSHEKRAQWVCATNDYKQSFFKIDDANAKLLMAFASGNETYEFSGMKLASVSSPGGNFIFSVFNKNGAVGEKGTHIITLASRNRYENVEYLDYTTRAPLPPGDNHGKKVMAKARSKENIEYLECLGATISLELKGASSAVAYTVDNTGMKNADVPVTKRGGGIEFSPARSYESVIYVLEVR, encoded by the coding sequence ATGCGTTTTTTACACACGATCATCGCAGTACTTTCTGCCGGCACATTGTCGGCGGCTATCACCGGTGTTGAGCTACAGGGTTCGCTCCCCGAGGCGAACGATAAGTACTCATATAAGAGCGTGAACGCCAAGCCCTTCGCAAAGGCGCTCTACGTTAAGGTCCCGGAGAAAACTAAGAATTCCTGGGATATTCAGGCGGGAATACCGCTCAACGGCGCCATTGCCGAGGGGGATACTATTGCCGTCGTGTTCGAATCGCGTGTGCGCGAGGGCGAGGGCGTCGTCGGCATCAAGGTACAGGATAGTGCCTACAAATCCATCATCTGGAAAGAGGCGAAATGCGGTACGGAATGGAAGCTTCAGATCGCCGCGGACACTGTGAAGGAACGATATCAAAGCGGCGAACTGACGCTCGCGCTTTTTCTCGGCATGGCCAAACAGGAACTGCAGATAGGCGGGCTGCGTATAATCAATTTCGGCAAGAGCGCGAAACCGGCGGACATCACCGCTGAGTCGCTCGCGTCGGCACAGATAACCGTGAAGGATGAAGGAGCCGCCATGAAAGCGATGCAGATGCCCGAGGCGTACAGCAAATGGGGCAATACGCTCGATTTCCCGACGAAGGAAAGCGCGCTCTCGATGCGGTATCTCAACAGCTACGATATCGATAAGAACGGGTTCGTTTTCATCAAAGACGGTCATTTCCATACGAAGGCGGGGCGCATTCGCTTCCTCGGTGTGAACCTCACGTTCGATTCGATGTTCCCCGAGCACGAACAGGCGGAGAAGGTGGCATCGCATCTTGCCGGCATCGGCGTCAATGCCGTGCGTATACATCATATCGATAATAGGAATATATGGGGCAAATACAGAAGCACCTATGAGAAATTCGATGACGTAGAGCTCGACAAGATGGACTATCTCATCGCGCAATTCAAGAAGAACGGCATCTACGTCAATCTCAACCTGCATGTATCGTGGAATTATCCGAGCACCAAGGATTACGACTACGCGGCCGTGCGCACAGCGACCAAGGTCAATTACAGCAAAGGCGTTGATAATGTCATGCCTGAGCTCATCGAGATGCAGAAACGGTATGCGAAGGACATACTCACGCACGTGAACCCGTACACCATGCTCGCGCTGAAGGACGATCCTGTGATGGCGATGACGGAAATAAACAACGAGAACGCGTTCTTCCGATTCACCTTCGCCTACGGCGTGCTCGATTCGCTCCCGGAGAATTTCCGCGCCGTTGTCCGGCAGAAATGGCTGGCATATCTGACGGCCAAGTATGCCGATCTTGATGCGGCGAAAGCGGCGTGGGCGAAGGGCATGCCAAGCGGCGAGCGTGATGCCGTGACCGGAGTGATGCCGTTCACAACGGACAATAAGTGGGTGACCGAGATAGTCAATCCCGCGCACGGGAGCATGAAGCTTGCCGGTGATACGATAGAGGTGGTATCGAAGACCGACGACCGCTCGTCGTTCTTTCAGCTCATGAAGACGGGGCTTACCTTTGTGAAGGGCGAGAAATATACCATCATCTTCGAGGCGAAGGGAAAAAAGGGCGCTGTCATCGGCGTGAACACCATGTTCGACCGCGCACCGTGGACGTCGCTCGGTCTCTATGCGACCATACCGCTCGGCGCGGACGACTTCCGTGAGTATGCCACCGGTTTCACCGCACGCGAGAATGCCGAGGGATGCGGACGCGTGACATTCCGCGGATTCACCGGCGGCAAGGAGTTCACGATACGCTCCGTGCGTGTGGAGAAAGGCGCATACGCAGAAAGCGCGATAACAACGGAAAAGTCCATAAGCGACATGCAGCTTCCGCCGCTCGGCAAGCTCGGCGTATTACCGCCGGCCTTCCGCACCGATTTCATGACGTTCATACGCGACATGGAACAGGCGTATTGGAAGGATATGATGGCGTATGTCAAAAGCTTTAACGTAAAGGTGCCGGTCACCGGCACGCAGCTTGATTACAGCTTTGTCGACACCGCACACTGCTATGATTACGTCGACCGCCATGCATACTGGAAGCACCCGCACTTTCCCGGCATTCCGTGGGACGGCAACAACTATTATGTGGAGAACGTATCGATGCTCGGGAGCGTTCAGAACACACTGACCAGCGCGATCGTCATCGACCGTGTGAAGGGATACCCGTATACGTCAAGTGAATACGATCATCCGTACCCCAACGAATACTGCGCGGAAAGCGCCCCGTTCATGGCGTCCACCGCGGCGCTCCAGGACCATGACGGGTTCTTCTTCTTCGATTTCGGTTCAACAAAAGGGTCCATCGGCTACTTTGACTACTACAACAATTTCGCGAAAAAGCATCTCTTCCCGTTCGCCGCAGCGATATTCCGCACCGGCAAGGTAGCACCCCTCGCCAACGATATCACGCTCACCGTGAGCGTCGAGAACATGTTCGCGGATGCTGTCGGCGGAAAGGCGAACCCGTTCTCGCATCTCATGACGCCGGATATCATCACCGGCGGGCGCGTATCGATACGTGTCGGCGAGAATCCGCGTTCTGCGATGGACGAGGTGGCGGCGAAAAAACTTTCACACGAGAAACGCGCGCAGTGGGTTTGCGCCACGAACGACTATAAGCAGAGCTTCTTCAAGATCGACGATGCGAACGCGAAGCTCCTCATGGCCTTCGCATCCGGGAACGAGACGTATGAATTCAGCGGGATGAAGCTTGCCTCGGTATCATCGCCGGGCGGGAATTTCATCTTCTCGGTGTTCAATAAGAACGGCGCCGTCGGCGAGAAGGGAACGCATATCATAACGCTTGCAAGCCGCAACCGCTATGAGAACGTGGAATACCTCGACTACACAACGCGTGCACCGCTTCCCCCGGGGGACAATCACGGGAAGAAGGTGATGGCGAAGGCGCGCAGCAAGGAGAACATCGAGTACCTCGAATGCCTCGGCGCGACCATATCGCTCGAGCTCAAAGGGGCATCATCCGCCGTCGCCTATACGGTGGACAATACCGGCATGAAGAACGCCGATGTACCGGTGACGAAGCGCGGCGGCGGCATCGAGTTCAGCCCCGCACGATCCTACGAGTCGGTCATCTATGTGCTCGAGGTGCGCTGA
- a CDS encoding DUF2334 domain-containing protein, translating to MRILIIALLAAAALNAQVKAVIPAGAEDRFQIAGTAGKVTTAAAEGPFSRVIHVSIPEKTKNPWDMQIIGKSLEAVAAGDVIVLTLTMRAPSGTGYIVAKIQDAKGNPLIRNDIRTGAEWKQFIFAAAASNAYDKDGMQAAFFLGMQQQEIDIGNIAVLNFGNAVTPEGITPEMVKNALATLPVAIAATIASPPAGTGAATAVPQAAALLPGDPADIIPSFIGGGKTSVVAAEGKSFGNAVRVSVAVKPANHWDVQAIIKSIAAAGAGDAVNFKISYRSTSGGGKMLATLKDKSGKTVLREEITIGSEWAEKTISGKLESAADKGDLSLILTFGWQVQEVEIGGMALTAAGGGAAIPAVNTAVASMSDLTNLPPLPDTPYRRFVMMKLDDFSPVSPSTGSKVLFRAFYQKAFDYAVSNSMHIGFGISAKCLEEENAPFFAWVRSNAIENGGCVEFWNHGYDHGMGFLLDGTKMTAEFSGPPYEYQAEHFTKAMKVMKDRTGVTFRTFGTPGNAADASTLKVLEENPDIKVWLYGDMKAKTSQLVLRRSLNLEYAVGRVGVEQFMKGYRWQRTNDYFVLQGHPNMWNDASWAAYTVICEVLKNDRFEFITPMEYRTINQNN from the coding sequence ATGCGAATACTCATCATCGCATTGCTTGCGGCTGCTGCGCTCAATGCTCAGGTAAAAGCGGTCATCCCTGCGGGCGCCGAGGACCGCTTTCAGATAGCCGGTACCGCCGGGAAGGTCACGACCGCCGCCGCGGAGGGGCCGTTCTCGAGGGTTATCCATGTTTCCATACCGGAAAAAACGAAGAACCCCTGGGACATGCAGATCATCGGCAAGAGCCTTGAAGCGGTGGCAGCGGGTGATGTCATCGTACTCACGCTTACCATGCGCGCTCCGAGCGGAACGGGCTATATCGTCGCGAAGATACAGGATGCCAAGGGCAATCCCCTCATACGGAATGATATACGCACGGGCGCGGAATGGAAACAGTTCATTTTTGCCGCGGCAGCATCGAACGCGTATGATAAGGACGGGATGCAGGCGGCGTTCTTCCTCGGCATGCAGCAGCAGGAAATAGATATCGGCAATATCGCCGTGCTCAATTTCGGGAATGCCGTCACGCCTGAGGGAATAACACCTGAGATGGTAAAGAATGCGCTCGCGACGCTCCCCGTTGCAATCGCCGCGACCATCGCTTCGCCGCCGGCGGGGACGGGAGCCGCGACCGCCGTCCCGCAAGCCGCAGCACTTCTGCCCGGGGACCCCGCGGACATTATCCCATCGTTCATCGGGGGCGGCAAGACCTCGGTCGTTGCGGCGGAAGGGAAGTCCTTCGGCAATGCCGTCCGCGTTTCGGTGGCGGTAAAACCCGCCAACCATTGGGACGTGCAGGCCATCATAAAGAGCATCGCGGCAGCGGGCGCCGGCGACGCGGTCAACTTCAAGATCTCATACCGCAGTACCTCCGGCGGCGGCAAGATGCTCGCGACGCTCAAGGACAAGTCCGGCAAGACGGTCTTGCGCGAAGAGATAACGATTGGGAGCGAGTGGGCAGAGAAAACGATCAGCGGGAAGCTCGAGAGCGCTGCCGACAAAGGCGACCTTTCCCTCATCCTCACCTTCGGATGGCAGGTGCAGGAGGTCGAGATAGGCGGCATGGCCCTCACCGCCGCGGGCGGAGGCGCCGCGATCCCTGCAGTGAATACTGCCGTCGCTTCCATGAGCGATCTTACGAATCTTCCGCCGTTGCCGGATACGCCGTACCGGCGCTTCGTCATGATGAAGCTCGATGATTTCAGTCCTGTTTCTCCATCGACGGGGTCAAAGGTGCTCTTCCGAGCGTTCTATCAGAAAGCATTCGACTACGCAGTTTCCAACAGCATGCATATTGGTTTCGGCATCAGTGCCAAATGTCTCGAGGAGGAGAACGCACCGTTCTTCGCATGGGTGCGTTCGAACGCTATCGAGAACGGCGGGTGTGTTGAGTTCTGGAACCATGGATACGATCACGGCATGGGCTTTCTGCTCGACGGGACGAAAATGACCGCGGAGTTCAGCGGCCCTCCGTATGAATATCAGGCTGAGCATTTCACCAAAGCGATGAAGGTCATGAAAGACCGCACCGGCGTCACCTTCCGCACGTTCGGCACACCCGGCAATGCAGCGGATGCGTCGACGCTGAAAGTGCTCGAGGAGAACCCCGATATCAAGGTGTGGCTCTACGGCGATATGAAAGCGAAAACATCGCAGCTTGTGCTCAGGCGTTCGCTCAATCTCGAATACGCGGTCGGGCGTGTGGGCGTGGAGCAGTTCATGAAAGGCTACCGCTGGCAGCGGACCAACGATTATTTCGTGCTGCAGGGACACCCGAACATGTGGAACGATGCGTCATGGGCGGCGTATACCGTCATCTGCGAGGTGCTTAAGAACGATCGATTTGAATTCATCACGCCGATGGAATATCGTACCATCAACCAGAACAATTAG
- a CDS encoding substrate-binding domain-containing protein — protein MKNIAFIHAGMSFESYLGSYLYDEVYRGIREACRERGVVCRSYDRRSNIARLREQFDGYIGIIPSHSEMYRAWKRIGRKYPAVNIMMASKDAHANLVATDDRAILTMLLDHLRAQGHTHIGYAGIARESYSYERFNAYRDYLRARGMPMAQAWVKGFSLRTGRAAGTHFDRPYSVRPLIGVDKRLSTLFASIVGSDRPSAMIFETDYLALSFITFAQNSGIRVPEDIAVAGIDDNRGLFPRYRNDMLTTAAQDFFAIGNAAASLLSDLIDTNVTPGQTVLIPPSLVVRRSTARRNMTAGKDDAAFRQAVLSQLEALYRERKPGRRISRSLGLNHKYFLSKFAALFGVSFVDFLAEIRLDRAAEKLRETSEQIVAIAFSVGFTSHQHFGRAFKRRFHCSPAVYRQKRNMSKSSEPRMAKW, from the coding sequence ATGAAGAACATCGCTTTCATCCACGCGGGCATGTCGTTCGAATCCTACCTCGGGTCATACCTCTACGACGAAGTGTACCGCGGCATACGCGAGGCATGCCGGGAGCGCGGTGTCGTGTGCCGCTCCTACGATCGGCGATCGAATATAGCACGGCTCAGAGAACAGTTCGACGGATATATCGGCATCATACCGTCGCATTCGGAGATGTATCGCGCATGGAAACGGATCGGGAGGAAATACCCCGCCGTGAACATCATGATGGCGTCGAAGGATGCGCATGCCAATCTCGTGGCGACCGATGACCGCGCGATACTCACCATGCTCCTCGATCATCTCCGCGCGCAGGGGCATACGCACATCGGATATGCGGGCATCGCACGCGAATCATATTCGTACGAACGCTTCAACGCGTATCGCGACTATCTGCGAGCACGGGGAATGCCGATGGCGCAGGCCTGGGTGAAGGGCTTCTCGCTTCGCACCGGCCGAGCGGCAGGCACGCATTTCGATAGACCGTATTCCGTCCGGCCGCTCATCGGTGTCGATAAACGGCTGTCGACATTGTTCGCATCGATCGTCGGGAGCGATCGCCCGAGCGCGATGATATTCGAGACGGATTATCTCGCCCTTTCGTTCATTACGTTCGCGCAGAATAGCGGGATACGCGTTCCGGAAGATATCGCGGTGGCAGGCATCGATGACAATCGCGGACTTTTCCCGCGCTACCGCAACGATATGCTCACCACCGCCGCGCAGGATTTTTTCGCGATCGGCAACGCCGCGGCATCGCTCCTCTCCGACCTCATCGATACGAACGTCACTCCGGGACAGACCGTGCTCATCCCCCCGTCGCTCGTCGTACGAAGGTCGACCGCCCGTCGGAACATGACCGCGGGAAAGGATGACGCCGCGTTCAGGCAGGCGGTGCTCTCGCAGCTTGAGGCGCTCTATCGGGAACGGAAACCGGGGCGTCGCATATCGCGGAGTCTTGGGCTTAACCATAAATATTTCCTTTCCAAGTTCGCCGCCCTTTTCGGCGTTTCGTTCGTTGACTTCCTGGCCGAGATACGCCTCGATCGTGCGGCGGAAAAGCTCCGCGAAACGAGCGAGCAGATCGTGGCGATCGCTTTTTCCGTGGGGTTCACGAGCCATCAGCATTTCGGCAGGGCGTTCAAACGCCGTTTTCACTGTTCACCGGCCGTGTATCGCCAGAAGCGGAATATGTCAAAAAGTTCAGAGCCCCGTATGGCAAAATGGTAA